In one window of Haloimpatiens sp. FM7315 DNA:
- a CDS encoding YfcC family protein, protein MFVLIIGGFLGVVTKTGALDAGVASLVVKLKGKEIYLIPVLMVIFSLGGTTYGMSEESLAFYALITTTMIAAGFDSIVAVATIMLGCGSGVLGSTINPFATGAAVSAASAVGIKINQGITIIIGVVLWFVITGISIVYVMHYAKKVKKDKTKSILSKAEIDAANDTFKDNNADVIEFTTRRKVALTIFALSFVVMILGVIPWENFNITIFSNTSFLLGSSLGAWWFPELTIWFFLVAVVIGMVSGLSEKEIVNSFIAGCSDMMGVALVIGISRGVSFMMANTGLDLLILDKACGVLNNVSGLLFANLAYIIYIGLSFLIPSTSGLASVSMPIFAPLAAKLGMSPEVMVSAFSAGSGIVNLITPTSGVVMGGIAISRVEYSTWVKFVGKLLGIIFIATIIILSIVPLVLGL, encoded by the coding sequence TTGTTCGTTCTAATAATTGGTGGTTTTTTAGGAGTAGTAACAAAAACTGGAGCATTAGATGCAGGAGTTGCTTCTTTAGTTGTTAAACTAAAAGGTAAAGAAATATATCTTATTCCAGTTTTAATGGTAATATTCTCATTAGGTGGTACTACCTATGGAATGTCAGAAGAATCATTAGCATTTTATGCATTGATAACTACTACTATGATAGCAGCAGGATTTGACTCAATAGTTGCAGTAGCAACTATAATGCTTGGTTGCGGATCTGGAGTTTTAGGTTCAACTATAAACCCATTTGCAACAGGTGCAGCAGTTTCTGCAGCTAGTGCTGTTGGTATTAAAATAAACCAAGGTATAACTATAATAATAGGTGTTGTACTATGGTTTGTAATAACAGGAATAAGCATAGTATATGTAATGCATTATGCTAAAAAAGTTAAGAAAGACAAGACTAAATCAATTTTAAGTAAAGCTGAGATAGATGCAGCTAATGATACATTTAAAGATAACAATGCAGATGTTATAGAATTTACTACAAGAAGAAAAGTTGCTTTAACAATATTTGCATTATCTTTCGTAGTTATGATTTTAGGAGTTATTCCTTGGGAAAACTTTAATATAACTATTTTTAGTAACACTAGTTTCTTACTTGGAAGTTCTCTAGGAGCTTGGTGGTTCCCAGAATTAACAATATGGTTCTTCTTAGTTGCAGTTGTTATTGGTATGGTTTCTGGATTGTCAGAAAAAGAAATAGTTAACTCATTTATAGCTGGTTGTTCAGATATGATGGGAGTTGCTTTGGTTATCGGAATATCAAGAGGTGTTTCTTTCATGATGGCAAACACAGGACTAGACTTATTAATACTTGATAAAGCTTGTGGTGTATTAAATAATGTATCTGGATTATTATTTGCTAATTTAGCATACATAATATACATAGGTTTATCATTCTTAATTCCATCTACTTCTGGTCTTGCATCAGTATCTATGCCTATATTCGCGCCACTAGCTGCTAAATTAGGTATGTCACCTGAAGTTATGGTATCAGCATTTTCAGCAGGATCAGGTATCGTAAACTTAATTACACCAACATCTGGAGTAGTTATGGGTGGTATTGCTATATCTAGAGTTGAATATTCAACATGGGTAAAATTTGTTGGAAAACTTTTAGGAATTATATTTATAGCTACTATTATAATCTTAAGTATCGTGCCTTTAGTTTTAGGATTATAA
- a CDS encoding ABC-F family ATP-binding cassette domain-containing protein: MSILTVKNVNHGFGARGIFEDVSFRLLKGEHVALIGANGEGKSTFMNIITGKIAPDEGTVEWASRVRVGYMDQHTVLERGKTIKDILRESFKYLFDLEKEMMDITEKMAEASEEELTKLLEDMGTIQDLLDNNGFYVIDAKIEEVAGGLGLRDIGLHRDVSELSGGQRTKVLLAKLLLETPDILLLDEPTNYLDEKHIEWLKRYLENYENAFILISHDIPFLNSVINLIYHVDNKKLYRYVGDYETFKTQREAKIKQIEAAYERQQQEIRGLKDFISRNKARVATTNMAKSRQKKLDKMDIIELPKEKIKPEFNFMQGRTSGKLIFETKDLVIGYDEPLSKPLNLTMERGQKIALVGANGIGKTTLLRSLIGEIKPLVGNIELGDYQLIGYFKQEEKEANYKTCIEEFWTEFPGFTQYEVRSALAKCGLTTEHIESQIVVLSGGEKAKVRLCKLINKETNILILDEPTNHLDVEAKEELKRALKEYKGSILMVCHEPEFYNDVVTEVWNCEEWTTKII; this comes from the coding sequence ATGAGCATATTAACAGTAAAGAATGTAAATCATGGTTTTGGAGCTAGGGGGATTTTTGAGGATGTATCTTTTAGACTCTTAAAAGGTGAACATGTAGCATTAATTGGCGCCAATGGTGAGGGTAAGTCTACATTTATGAATATAATAACGGGAAAAATTGCTCCAGACGAGGGAACTGTAGAATGGGCAAGTAGAGTAAGAGTTGGATACATGGATCAGCACACAGTTCTTGAAAGAGGTAAAACCATAAAAGATATTCTAAGGGAAAGTTTTAAGTATTTGTTTGATTTAGAAAAAGAGATGATGGATATTACAGAAAAGATGGCAGAAGCCTCTGAAGAAGAGCTTACAAAATTATTAGAGGATATGGGAACAATCCAGGATCTACTAGATAATAATGGATTCTATGTAATAGATGCGAAAATAGAAGAAGTTGCAGGAGGACTTGGACTTAGAGATATAGGTCTTCACCGAGATGTATCTGAATTAAGTGGAGGTCAAAGAACAAAGGTGCTTCTAGCAAAACTGCTTTTAGAAACTCCAGATATACTCCTTTTAGATGAGCCTACAAACTATTTAGATGAAAAACATATTGAGTGGCTAAAAAGATATCTAGAAAACTATGAAAATGCTTTTATTTTAATATCTCATGATATTCCTTTTTTAAATAGTGTTATAAATCTTATTTATCATGTGGATAATAAAAAGCTTTATAGATATGTTGGAGATTATGAGACTTTTAAAACTCAAAGAGAGGCAAAAATTAAGCAAATAGAAGCGGCTTATGAAAGGCAGCAACAAGAAATCAGAGGTCTTAAAGATTTTATATCTAGAAACAAAGCAAGAGTTGCAACAACTAATATGGCAAAGTCAAGACAGAAAAAACTAGATAAGATGGATATAATAGAGCTTCCAAAGGAAAAAATTAAACCTGAATTTAATTTTATGCAAGGGAGAACCTCTGGAAAACTGATTTTTGAAACTAAGGATTTAGTTATAGGATATGATGAGCCACTTTCAAAGCCATTAAATCTTACTATGGAAAGAGGCCAAAAGATTGCTTTAGTTGGAGCTAATGGTATTGGAAAAACAACTCTTTTAAGAAGTTTAATAGGGGAAATAAAACCACTAGTTGGAAATATAGAACTTGGAGATTATCAGCTTATAGGATATTTTAAACAAGAAGAAAAAGAAGCAAACTACAAAACTTGTATAGAAGAATTTTGGACGGAATTTCCAGGATTTACACAGTATGAGGTAAGATCTGCTCTTGCAAAATGTGGGCTTACTACAGAGCATATAGAAAGCCAAATAGTAGTTTTATCCGGTGGAGAAAAGGCAAAGGTTAGACTTTGTAAGCTTATAAATAAGGAAACCAATATACTAATCCTAGACGAACCTACAAATCACTTAGATGTAGAGGCTAAGGAAGAACTAAAAAGGGCTCTAAAGGAGTATAAAGGTTCTATACTTATGGTTTGCCACGAACCGGAATTCTACAATGATGTTGTAACTGAAGTTTGGAACTGTGAGGAGTGGACGACGAAGATAATATAA
- a CDS encoding PKD domain-containing protein yields MIVNINSLDSSWTGYKTLTCYFVNHRVNASNEYEYDVVFHGILSDDNAVKDNKAPFAKIKEIADVKEKEVINFSSGESYDEDGEIVSYLWDFGDNETSNEENPSHIYQNSGKYTVKLTVTDNKNVSSSYSIDLVVKKEPEKPTVEGISEEKEQNDDFATANNIEVNTLVNCSFDESDSCDVFSFDVASKGSFEIVINTDEGCGINWLLYKATDLNNYIGFPKTRGAELKESEVLEEGKYYIRIYKYSGSSGNYKVKVNSLTNKS; encoded by the coding sequence TTGATAGTTAATATAAATAGCTTAGACAGTAGCTGGACTGGGTATAAAACATTAACTTGTTATTTTGTTAATCATAGGGTTAACGCTTCAAATGAATATGAATATGATGTTGTTTTTCATGGAATTTTAAGTGATGATAATGCTGTAAAAGATAATAAAGCTCCTTTTGCAAAAATTAAGGAGATTGCAGATGTAAAAGAAAAGGAAGTTATAAACTTTAGTAGTGGTGAGTCCTATGATGAAGATGGAGAAATAGTTTCTTATTTGTGGGATTTTGGTGATAATGAAACTAGTAATGAAGAAAATCCTTCTCATATTTACCAAAATAGTGGAAAATATACCGTTAAACTAACAGTAACCGATAACAAGAATGTTTCTAGCAGTTATTCAATTGATTTAGTAGTAAAAAAAGAGCCTGAAAAGCCAACAGTTGAAGGGATTTCTGAAGAAAAAGAGCAGAATGATGATTTTGCTACTGCAAACAATATAGAGGTAAATACTTTAGTTAACTGCTCTTTTGATGAAAGTGATAGCTGTGATGTTTTTTCTTTTGATGTAGCTAGTAAGGGCAGTTTTGAAATTGTTATAAATACAGATGAAGGGTGTGGTATAAACTGGCTACTTTATAAAGCTACTGACTTAAATAACTATATAGGTTTTCCTAAAACTAGGGGCGCAGAGTTAAAGGAAAGTGAAGTTTTAGAAGAAGGAAAATATTATATAAGAATTTATAAGTATTCAGGGTCATCTGGAAATTACAAAGTGAAAGTAAATAGTTTAACTAATAAAAGCTAG
- a CDS encoding aromatic acid exporter family protein, with amino-acid sequence MSKIGMRNLKTALSVFLCIVTLHVMKMPYPFYACIAAVICMQSSVFNSFKVGKNRMIGTSIGALIGLILALLSPESSILTGIGIIIVIYLCNLLNKKNSITIGCIVFLAIMTNLKGQDPFKYSTTRLLETFVGIAIAVIVNYLVFPPNYLNQIYSDCKSLIHDMFLISKTAVESPENVNIEKLEKRITNLESSLNLYLNEFRLKKSDNTEVETITTLLKICNEAYTHLITIKHLSSSCNLDKNVSAKYKELFNETISIPPKSLESSLDIAFNYHVHELLNLLYRIKEFNIDGLNEGN; translated from the coding sequence ATGTCAAAAATAGGAATGCGTAATCTAAAAACTGCATTGTCAGTATTTCTATGTATAGTAACACTGCATGTTATGAAAATGCCTTACCCATTTTATGCTTGCATAGCTGCAGTTATTTGCATGCAAAGCTCTGTATTCAATTCTTTTAAGGTAGGGAAAAATAGAATGATAGGAACATCTATCGGTGCCTTAATTGGTTTAATTCTCGCTCTTTTAAGTCCAGAAAGTTCTATTTTAACAGGTATTGGTATAATAATTGTAATTTATTTATGCAATTTACTTAACAAGAAAAACTCTATTACAATTGGCTGTATAGTTTTTCTGGCAATTATGACAAACTTAAAAGGACAAGATCCTTTTAAATACAGCACAACAAGACTGTTAGAAACCTTCGTTGGAATAGCTATAGCAGTTATTGTTAACTACTTAGTATTTCCGCCAAATTACTTAAACCAAATATACTCAGATTGTAAGTCCTTAATCCATGACATGTTTCTAATATCAAAAACCGCTGTGGAAAGTCCAGAAAATGTTAACATTGAAAAATTAGAAAAGAGAATAACAAACTTAGAATCTTCTTTAAATCTTTATTTAAATGAATTCAGATTAAAAAAATCTGACAATACTGAAGTTGAAACCATAACTACTTTGCTTAAAATCTGCAATGAAGCTTACACTCATTTAATAACCATAAAACACTTAAGCTCAAGCTGCAATCTGGATAAAAATGTAAGTGCTAAATACAAAGAATTATTTAATGAAACTATAAGTATACCCCCTAAATCTTTAGAATCTTCTTTAGATATAGCCTTTAATTACCATGTACATGAACTACTAAATTTATTGTACAGAATAAAAGAATTTAACATAGATGGGCTAAACGAAGGGAACTAA
- a CDS encoding MraY family glycosyltransferase, translating into MFFVLVFVLVYLLIPLLIRLAHNIDFCDKPTNRKKQKEPMPLLGGVGIYIGFFITYLLFIKTIDKKSFCILISSFLILIIGIFDDWYKTKGKEFSVMPRVVVQFIAILIVYFSGITFNGFTNPFTYSYIELPEIISFLLTFTWIFGLTTVINWSDGVDGLAGTLTAIAGTTLFIVALAKNQNESAIMAILIVGAVIGFLKYNKYPAKIYMGDSGANFLGFMLAIISLDGAFKQATIMSISIPIIVLGVPIFDNIYVIIKRILRGRPIYKADSTQIHHRLLSYGFTPREVVQVISVISVGLSSVAIIIFLLNI; encoded by the coding sequence ATGTTTTTTGTATTAGTTTTTGTTTTAGTGTATTTACTTATTCCTTTATTAATAAGGCTAGCCCATAATATAGATTTTTGCGATAAACCAACAAATAGAAAAAAGCAGAAAGAGCCAATGCCTTTATTAGGTGGTGTTGGAATCTATATTGGCTTTTTTATTACATATTTATTGTTTATAAAAACAATTGATAAAAAGAGCTTTTGCATCTTAATTTCCTCTTTTTTAATACTGATTATAGGAATATTTGATGACTGGTATAAGACTAAGGGAAAAGAATTCTCTGTAATGCCAAGGGTGGTTGTACAGTTTATAGCTATCCTAATTGTATATTTTTCAGGAATTACTTTTAATGGTTTTACTAATCCTTTTACTTATTCATATATTGAGTTACCAGAAATAATTAGTTTTCTCTTAACATTTACTTGGATATTTGGCTTAACAACGGTAATAAATTGGTCTGATGGTGTAGATGGTCTTGCAGGCACATTAACTGCTATTGCAGGAACTACTTTATTTATAGTTGCATTGGCAAAAAATCAAAATGAGTCGGCGATTATGGCAATTTTAATTGTAGGTGCAGTAATTGGATTTTTAAAATATAATAAATATCCTGCAAAAATCTATATGGGGGATTCAGGAGCTAATTTTTTAGGCTTTATGTTAGCTATAATTTCTCTTGATGGTGCCTTTAAACAGGCTACAATAATGTCTATAAGTATACCTATTATAGTTCTTGGGGTTCCTATATTTGATAACATATATGTTATTATTAAAAGAATACTAAGAGGTAGACCTATCTATAAAGCTGATTCAACACAAATTCACCATAGATTATTATCTTATGGATTTACTCCTAGAGAAGTTGTGCAGGTTATATCTGTAATTAGTGTGGGACTTAGTTCAGTTGCAATTATTATATTTTTACTAAATATTTAG
- a CDS encoding corrinoid protein yields the protein MDKEELFKKISDAVVEMDEDLVGELCKESLNMNIKAYETITYGLIKGMDIVGKLYDEEEYFLPEVLIASDAMNEGLDILRPYLDRKLMDTPIKVVIGVVEGDTHDVGKNLVKIMMEAAGFEVYDLGRDVPLGNFIAKAEEIKADIICMSTLMTTTMPGMKRVIDKLTEKDLRHKYKVMIGGGPVSKKFADKIGADLYTKDANEAVREAKKLFSISD from the coding sequence ATGGATAAAGAAGAATTATTTAAAAAAATAAGTGATGCAGTAGTTGAAATGGATGAGGATTTAGTTGGGGAGCTATGTAAAGAATCTTTAAATATGAACATAAAAGCCTATGAGACTATAACATATGGTCTTATAAAAGGAATGGATATTGTTGGCAAATTATATGACGAAGAGGAGTATTTTTTACCTGAGGTTCTGATTGCATCAGATGCTATGAATGAAGGATTAGATATATTAAGACCCTATTTAGATAGAAAGCTAATGGATACACCAATAAAAGTTGTAATTGGGGTTGTCGAAGGGGATACACATGATGTAGGAAAAAATCTCGTAAAAATTATGATGGAGGCTGCGGGCTTTGAAGTTTATGATTTAGGAAGAGACGTTCCTTTGGGTAACTTTATTGCTAAGGCAGAGGAAATTAAGGCGGATATAATATGCATGTCCACCCTTATGACTACTACAATGCCAGGAATGAAAAGGGTAATAGACAAATTGACTGAAAAAGATTTAAGACATAAATATAAGGTGATGATTGGAGGAGGGCCGGTTTCAAAGAAATTTGCAGATAAAATAGGAGCGGATTTATATACAAAAGATGCTAACGAAGCTGTTAGAGAGGCGAAAAAATTGTTTTCAATAAGTGATTAG
- a CDS encoding uroporphyrinogen decarboxylase family protein produces MDEKERLIRILKGESVDRPPVICPGGMMNAAVTEVVKNIRGNHNLEVDSMVEASKKVQELTGFENYGVPFCMTVEAEPMGVEVDFGDKNVEPRITKYNDDDIEEIMARYKANPLKDGRMPVVLEAIRRLKNDRIPVIGNLTGPMSTATSIIDPLILMKMLRKDPEKAYKFLKYVTEYSVNYVEEMIISGADVIAMSDPTATGEILGKKNFEKFIIPMYVEIVKAVHSKGKNIIIHICGDTKNILESLNNIGADALSFDSIVSMKYARNIITTRLMGNVSTQLLQDGIKEKIEAITENCIDSGADIVSPACGLGMSTSIDNLKAMTYLVKGRKYDV; encoded by the coding sequence ATGGATGAGAAGGAAAGGTTAATTAGAATTTTAAAAGGAGAAAGTGTAGATAGACCACCTGTAATTTGCCCTGGTGGCATGATGAATGCAGCAGTTACAGAAGTGGTAAAGAATATAAGGGGCAATCATAATCTGGAAGTTGATTCTATGGTTGAGGCTTCGAAAAAGGTGCAGGAACTTACAGGATTTGAAAACTATGGAGTGCCATTTTGTATGACTGTAGAAGCAGAACCTATGGGGGTAGAAGTGGATTTTGGTGATAAAAATGTTGAACCTAGAATAACCAAGTATAATGATGATGATATAGAGGAAATAATGGCCAGATATAAAGCTAATCCTTTAAAAGATGGAAGAATGCCTGTAGTGTTAGAGGCAATCAGAAGACTAAAAAATGACAGGATACCAGTAATAGGAAATTTAACTGGCCCTATGAGTACAGCAACCTCAATAATAGATCCACTTATACTTATGAAAATGCTTAGAAAAGATCCAGAAAAAGCATATAAATTTCTAAAATATGTGACAGAATACTCTGTTAATTATGTAGAAGAAATGATAATTTCTGGAGCGGATGTAATAGCCATGTCAGATCCTACGGCAACAGGAGAAATACTTGGTAAGAAAAATTTCGAAAAATTTATAATCCCAATGTATGTAGAAATAGTAAAGGCTGTACATTCTAAGGGGAAGAACATAATTATACATATATGTGGAGATACAAAAAACATACTTGAGAGTCTTAATAACATAGGAGCGGATGCTTTAAGTTTTGATTCTATAGTAAGTATGAAATATGCAAGGAATATAATAACAACAAGGCTTATGGGAAATGTAAGTACACAGTTACTGCAAGATGGTATTAAAGAAAAAATAGAGGCTATAACGGAAAATTGTATTGATTCTGGTGCTGATATAGTGTCACCTGCTTGTGGTCTTGGAATGTCAACATCTATAGATAACTTGAAGGCTATGACCTATTTGGTGAAGGGAAGAAAATATGATGTTTAA
- a CDS encoding 2Fe-2S iron-sulfur cluster-binding protein, whose translation MMFKVEFNKIGKEIEVEANTTLLECIRNAGLKLETPCNAMGVCGKCKVLAWGELSEVTKEEKNL comes from the coding sequence ATGATGTTTAAAGTTGAATTTAATAAAATAGGAAAAGAAATAGAAGTAGAAGCTAATACCACTTTGTTAGAATGTATAAGAAACGCAGGGTTAAAACTTGAAACACCTTGTAATGCTATGGGTGTATGCGGAAAATGTAAAGTTTTGGCATGGGGTGAATTAAGTGAAGTTACAAAGGAAGAAAAAAATTTATAA
- a CDS encoding ASKHA domain-containing protein gives MKTINSGTSKEVEVNSVVKEVKMNPIEKDFGNPYVDSVKYTVNDCEIYEKIGLLEFKASRDIYGVIYNDEIIDISDKEKDIFGVALDIGTTGISSYLVDLKTGEVLNKVSSLNPQTEFGGDVLTRITYCMDNEKGSLELKTVILKEINNLIYKLVDKNFKLDEVYHIAIAANTTMLHLLLGVNTTIMARSPYRPVFLNSMDIRAKDLNIDVNKGAYITLIPSASSYVGADIISGIVACDFQNKKHSSIFVDIGTNGEMVAIHKGKLAATSTAAGPALEGMNIACGCRAQEGAIESLEIDENFNISYSTIGNTEALGICGSGLIDIAAALVHRKIVLKSGRFNKDLPPKLKHRLKDKKFYITDNVYISQKDIRQIQLAKGAIAAGIIMLLKSIGVNIDEIEETVIAGAFGYHVNPNSIKTIGLIPKGFNGKVTFAGNTSVEGARLALINKECFLEMKKIRKNINVLELSTDDKFQEHFMKELNF, from the coding sequence TTGAAAACTATAAATTCTGGCACATCAAAAGAGGTTGAAGTTAATAGTGTAGTTAAAGAAGTTAAAATGAATCCTATTGAAAAAGATTTTGGAAATCCTTATGTAGATAGTGTAAAGTATACTGTTAATGACTGTGAAATATATGAAAAAATTGGACTTTTAGAATTTAAAGCTTCTAGAGATATTTATGGAGTGATTTATAATGATGAAATTATAGATATAAGTGATAAAGAAAAAGATATATTTGGAGTTGCTTTGGATATAGGCACTACTGGCATATCTAGCTATCTTGTAGATTTAAAAACTGGAGAGGTTTTAAACAAAGTATCTTCATTGAATCCCCAAACTGAGTTTGGAGGTGACGTACTTACAAGAATAACTTATTGCATGGATAATGAAAAGGGTTCCTTAGAGCTTAAAACCGTTATACTTAAAGAGATTAATAACCTTATTTATAAATTGGTAGATAAAAACTTTAAATTAGATGAGGTTTATCACATAGCTATTGCAGCAAACACAACAATGCTTCATCTTCTTTTAGGGGTTAACACTACGATTATGGCAAGAAGTCCCTATAGACCTGTGTTTTTAAACAGCATGGATATTAGAGCTAAAGATTTAAATATTGATGTAAATAAAGGAGCATATATTACACTTATTCCCTCAGCCTCTTCTTATGTTGGTGCTGATATAATATCTGGAATAGTGGCTTGCGATTTTCAAAATAAAAAACATTCATCAATATTTGTAGATATAGGAACAAATGGCGAGATGGTAGCTATACATAAAGGAAAATTAGCAGCCACCTCTACAGCTGCTGGACCTGCACTTGAAGGCATGAATATTGCTTGTGGATGCAGAGCTCAGGAAGGAGCTATAGAATCTTTAGAAATAGATGAAAATTTTAATATTAGTTATTCTACTATAGGAAACACAGAAGCTCTTGGCATATGTGGAAGCGGACTTATAGACATAGCTGCAGCTTTAGTTCATAGAAAGATAGTTTTAAAAAGTGGAAGATTTAATAAGGATTTACCTCCAAAATTGAAACACAGACTTAAAGATAAAAAATTCTATATAACAGATAATGTATACATATCTCAAAAGGATATAAGGCAAATTCAGTTAGCTAAAGGTGCTATAGCAGCTGGAATTATAATGCTTTTAAAGAGTATAGGGGTAAATATAGATGAAATAGAAGAGACTGTTATAGCAGGTGCTTTTGGTTATCATGTAAATCCAAATAGTATTAAAACTATAGGACTTATACCAAAAGGTTTTAATGGAAAAGTTACTTTCGCAGGTAATACTTCAGTAGAAGGAGCAAGACTTGCTTTAATAAACAAAGAATGTTTTTTAGAAATGAAGAAAATAAGAAAAAATATAAATGTTTTAGAGCTTTCAACAGATGATAAATTTCAGGAGCATTTTATGAAAGAACTCAATTTTTAG
- a CDS encoding uroporphyrinogen decarboxylase family protein, with translation MKEYNIFKCTSNENVEIQEKIIKKYKIEFPKAYVNSEEMARLSKSLKIYNNDVICKVPFCSTVEAEAYGALVRLGDEKSGPRISGYIINDFEDLKKINNIDFNKGRIKEVLKALDILTKEKEFVCLAVEGPITIATSLMDSKLFYRLLRKEKNEMDKFLGTIENNIVEYILKGVRKGAKIISYADPVGTIDMIGPKLYGEVSGKITYNILKRLEGRLEKSCLHLCGKTSTSLESLDFIKVTPLVLQNSGIYGQQIKDFMVKYPDNKFIGHWCIKRSWSYKKDNIIWSIELN, from the coding sequence GTGAAAGAGTATAATATATTTAAATGTACTAGCAATGAAAATGTTGAAATACAAGAGAAAATCATAAAAAAATATAAAATAGAATTTCCTAAAGCATATGTGAATTCAGAAGAAATGGCGCGGTTATCTAAAAGCTTAAAAATCTACAATAATGATGTGATTTGTAAGGTACCCTTTTGCAGCACAGTGGAAGCAGAAGCTTATGGTGCATTGGTAAGGTTGGGGGATGAAAAATCTGGGCCTAGGATAAGTGGATACATAATTAATGATTTTGAAGATTTAAAAAAAATAAATAATATTGATTTTAATAAAGGAAGGATTAAAGAAGTTTTGAAGGCTTTGGACATTTTAACTAAAGAAAAGGAATTTGTTTGTTTAGCTGTAGAGGGTCCTATTACAATAGCTACATCTTTGATGGATAGCAAATTATTTTATAGATTGCTTAGAAAAGAAAAGAATGAAATGGATAAGTTTCTTGGAACTATAGAAAATAACATAGTAGAGTATATATTGAAAGGTGTAAGAAAAGGTGCAAAAATAATATCCTATGCAGATCCTGTAGGTACAATTGATATGATTGGACCTAAACTGTATGGAGAAGTAAGCGGAAAAATCACATATAATATACTGAAAAGATTAGAAGGAAGACTGGAGAAATCTTGTTTACATTTATGTGGTAAGACTTCTACTTCTTTGGAGAGCTTGGACTTTATAAAAGTAACTCCTTTGGTTTTACAAAACAGTGGAATATATGGGCAGCAAATAAAAGATTTTATGGTAAAGTATCCTGATAATAAATTCATAGGACATTGGTGCATTAAAAGAAGCTGGAGCTACAAAAAAGATAATATTATTTGGAGCATAGAGTTAAATTAA